A single genomic interval of Dyella sp. GSA-30 harbors:
- a CDS encoding HNH endonuclease — protein MLMEVPNRVADLNSTRVLSLDAAGRILDWISWQDAVCLYVREAVAWTLGDPCITVHGGHNRDSGEQSQLRLHPIVASTGHCRDHAIDPAPALTNTALFARDRFICLYCGNHFSRGELTRDHVMPISKHGKDEWENVVSACLACNLKKSNRTPQQANMPLLAVPYRPSWVEHLILSNRNILADQMEFLVNHLPRNRRHQMS, from the coding sequence ATGCTGATGGAAGTGCCAAACCGGGTCGCCGATCTGAATTCGACCCGCGTGCTGTCGCTGGACGCAGCCGGCCGTATCCTCGATTGGATCAGCTGGCAGGACGCCGTTTGCCTCTATGTGCGCGAGGCGGTGGCCTGGACCCTGGGCGACCCCTGCATCACCGTCCATGGCGGCCATAACCGCGACAGCGGCGAGCAGAGCCAGCTGCGGCTGCATCCGATCGTCGCCAGTACCGGCCATTGCCGCGACCACGCCATCGACCCCGCGCCAGCGCTGACCAATACCGCGCTGTTTGCCCGCGACCGCTTTATCTGCCTGTATTGCGGCAACCATTTCAGCCGCGGTGAGTTGACCCGCGACCACGTCATGCCGATCTCCAAGCACGGCAAGGACGAATGGGAAAACGTGGTCAGCGCCTGCCTGGCCTGCAACTTGAAAAAGAGCAACCGCACGCCACAACAGGCCAATATGCCCCTGCTGGCAGTGCCCTACCGGCCAAGCTGGGTCGAGCATCTGATCCTGTCCAACCGCAATATCCTGGCCGACCAGATGGAATTCCTGGTCAATCACCTGCCGCGCAATCGCCGGCACCAGATGAGTTGA
- a CDS encoding low affinity iron permease family protein, with translation MSMHTTFGRFAAAIARYSGKPAAFVVAALLIVVWAATGPLFGFGDTWQLVINTGTTIITFLMVFLIQNTQNRDTSALQIKLDELIRCSKAHNALLNLEELDDQTLERIRRHYCHLAELARDDLEHFEDSLRPGDKR, from the coding sequence ATGAGCATGCATACCACCTTCGGCCGTTTCGCGGCGGCTATTGCACGTTATTCAGGTAAACCGGCGGCCTTCGTCGTTGCCGCCTTGCTGATCGTCGTCTGGGCAGCCACCGGCCCGCTTTTTGGCTTTGGCGATACCTGGCAGCTGGTGATCAACACCGGTACCACGATCATTACTTTCCTGATGGTGTTCCTGATCCAGAACACGCAGAACCGTGATACCTCCGCCCTGCAGATCAAGCTCGACGAGCTGATTCGCTGCAGCAAGGCGCATAACGCGCTGCTGAACCTGGAGGAGTTGGACGACCAGACCTTGGAGCGTATCCGCCGTCATTATTGCCACCTGGCCGAGCTGGCACGCGACGACCTGGAGCATTTCGAGGACAGTTTGCGGCCCGGTGACAAGCGTTGA
- a CDS encoding peptidase S10, whose product MLIAGFTLTPWASAIAADKKPAAEAEADKKSDNDLPPLPADKTVHQSVRVDGKTISYDATVGTIPVRDAKGKKIAEVVFTAYVVPGKDPRRPVTFAFNGGPGASSVYLNMGAIGPKRIQFGVDGDAPSDAAVSKDNPNTWLGMSDLVFIDPVGTGFSRSLEDEASTKKDFYSTETDITYLSRVVYDWLVEHGRLRAPKYVMGESYGGYRAPRIAYALQTKMGVGVNGLVMVSPYLDPAAIGDDDSLSPLSWMINLPSMTAAHLESQGKLTPEAMNDVETYVRTQFVTDFLAGRSDPGAIGRMVQKVSSYTGLDQALVAKLDGRVDVDTFLREIHRSDRKIGSVYDSNVTAWDPFPGSAQRASGDPILEALLAPATSAMVDFVTREVGWKTDAHYEALSYEVNRAWDRGTSDDKPVTDLRKAIANDPNMKVLIAHGYNDLSCPFYTSQLIVNQMPAFGQAQRVKLAVYPGGHMFYSRSTSGEAFKADAAAMFGTK is encoded by the coding sequence ATGCTCATCGCGGGCTTTACCCTGACCCCTTGGGCCAGCGCCATCGCCGCCGACAAGAAGCCTGCAGCGGAAGCCGAAGCGGACAAGAAATCGGATAACGATTTGCCGCCGCTGCCTGCCGACAAGACCGTGCATCAGAGCGTGCGCGTCGATGGCAAGACGATTTCGTATGACGCTACCGTGGGTACCATCCCGGTGCGCGACGCCAAGGGCAAGAAGATCGCCGAGGTGGTATTTACCGCCTATGTGGTGCCGGGCAAGGACCCGCGCCGCCCGGTCACGTTTGCCTTCAATGGCGGCCCTGGTGCGTCCTCGGTGTATCTGAACATGGGCGCGATCGGCCCCAAGCGCATCCAGTTCGGCGTCGATGGCGATGCGCCGTCCGATGCGGCCGTCTCCAAGGACAATCCCAACACCTGGCTGGGCATGAGCGACCTGGTGTTTATCGACCCGGTCGGTACCGGCTTTTCACGGTCGTTGGAAGACGAAGCAAGCACCAAGAAAGACTTCTATTCGACCGAGACGGACATTACCTACCTGTCACGCGTGGTCTACGACTGGCTGGTCGAACATGGCCGCCTGCGCGCGCCCAAGTACGTGATGGGTGAAAGCTACGGCGGTTATCGCGCACCACGCATCGCCTATGCGCTGCAGACCAAGATGGGTGTGGGCGTCAACGGCCTGGTGATGGTGTCGCCCTATCTCGACCCCGCCGCCATCGGTGACGACGATTCACTGTCGCCGCTGTCATGGATGATCAACCTGCCGTCGATGACGGCTGCGCACCTTGAATCGCAGGGCAAGCTCACGCCCGAAGCGATGAACGACGTCGAAACTTACGTGCGCACGCAGTTCGTCACCGATTTCCTTGCCGGTCGCTCGGACCCGGGCGCGATCGGCCGCATGGTGCAGAAGGTGTCCAGCTATACCGGGCTTGATCAGGCCCTGGTCGCCAAACTGGATGGCCGTGTAGACGTCGATACTTTCCTGCGCGAGATCCATCGCTCCGATCGCAAGATCGGCAGCGTCTACGACTCCAACGTCACCGCCTGGGATCCCTTCCCCGGCTCGGCACAACGCGCCTCGGGCGATCCGATTCTCGAAGCCCTGCTGGCCCCGGCCACCAGCGCGATGGTCGACTTCGTCACGCGCGAAGTGGGTTGGAAGACCGACGCTCATTACGAAGCACTGTCGTACGAAGTCAACCGCGCTTGGGATCGTGGCACCAGCGACGACAAACCCGTCACCGATCTGCGCAAGGCGATCGCCAACGATCCGAACATGAAGGTACTTATCGCACACGGCTATAACGATCTGTCCTGCCCGTTCTATACCTCGCAGCTGATCGTCAATCAGATGCCTGCGTTCGGCCAGGCGCAACGCGTGAAGCTGGCTGTCTATCCGGGCGGCCACATGTTCTATAGCCGCTCGACCAGCGGCGAAGCCTTCAAGGCCGATGCCGCAGCCATGTTCGGCACCAAGTAA
- the dxs gene encoding 1-deoxy-D-xylulose-5-phosphate synthase, translated as MTDLTRFPHLAQIDAPADLRRVPDEELPAVADELREFLIESVASSGGHFGAGLGVVELTVALHHVFETPRDRLVWDVGHQCYPHKILTGRRDRITSIKKKDGLAPFPRREESEYDTFGVGHSSTSISAALGMAIAAQRKGDNRKVVAVIGDGAMTAGMAFEALNHGGDVEPNMLVVFNDNGMSISENVGALTKMMARAMSSRTLNVWRERAKRAIPKQSFFGRFFKRWEEHAKGMFVPSTLFEELGFHYTGPIDGHNIPQLLAALRMVKDLPGPQLLHVITTKGKGYAPAEQAQIEYHAVGPFDPQAGLVKKNAPSKPTYTDIFSDWLCDMAAADTRLFGITPAMREGSGLVRFSKEYPTRYFDVAIAEQHAVTLAAGMACEDAKPVVAIYSTFLQRAYDQAIHDVALQNLDVTFAIDRAGVVGPDGATHAGSFDLSFLRCLPNMVIMAPADENECRMMLSTGFHYAGPAAIRYPRGTGTGAAIHKALDTLPIGKAEMRRRGHGLAILSFGAMLAPATEIAAEMDATLVNMRFVKPLDETMIVNLAKTHDAFVTLEDNAIAGGAGSGVAECLAAHGIVKPILHLGLPDSYLEHGSREEVLTMAGLDLPSIRTAIRARFPQLADRSSAALG; from the coding sequence ATGACCGACCTTACCCGCTTCCCTCACCTGGCGCAGATCGATGCGCCGGCCGATCTGCGCCGCGTCCCCGACGAAGAGCTCCCCGCCGTCGCCGATGAGCTGCGCGAATTCCTGATCGAATCGGTCGCCAGTTCCGGCGGCCACTTCGGCGCGGGTCTGGGCGTGGTCGAGCTGACGGTCGCGCTGCACCACGTTTTCGAGACGCCGCGCGATCGCCTAGTGTGGGACGTCGGGCACCAGTGCTATCCGCACAAGATTCTTACCGGCCGTCGCGATCGCATCACCTCGATCAAGAAAAAGGACGGCCTGGCGCCGTTCCCCCGCCGCGAAGAAAGCGAGTACGACACGTTCGGCGTCGGCCATTCCTCGACCTCGATCTCGGCCGCGCTGGGCATGGCCATCGCCGCGCAGCGCAAGGGCGACAACCGCAAGGTCGTGGCGGTGATCGGCGACGGCGCGATGACCGCCGGCATGGCCTTCGAGGCGCTGAACCACGGCGGCGACGTCGAACCGAACATGCTGGTGGTGTTCAACGACAACGGCATGTCGATCAGCGAAAACGTCGGCGCCCTGACCAAGATGATGGCGCGCGCGATGTCCAGCCGCACACTCAACGTGTGGCGCGAGCGCGCCAAACGCGCCATCCCGAAGCAGTCGTTCTTCGGCCGCTTCTTCAAGCGCTGGGAAGAGCACGCCAAAGGCATGTTCGTGCCCAGCACGTTGTTCGAAGAGCTCGGCTTTCACTACACCGGCCCGATCGACGGGCACAATATCCCGCAATTGCTGGCCGCCCTGCGCATGGTCAAAGACCTGCCTGGCCCGCAGCTGCTGCACGTCATCACCACCAAGGGCAAGGGCTACGCGCCCGCCGAGCAGGCGCAGATCGAATACCACGCGGTGGGTCCGTTCGATCCGCAAGCCGGACTGGTGAAAAAGAACGCGCCGAGCAAGCCTACTTATACCGATATTTTCAGCGACTGGTTGTGCGATATGGCCGCCGCCGATACGCGCCTGTTCGGCATTACGCCGGCGATGCGCGAAGGCTCGGGCCTGGTGCGCTTTTCCAAGGAATACCCCACCCGCTATTTCGACGTGGCGATCGCCGAGCAGCATGCTGTGACGCTTGCCGCAGGCATGGCCTGTGAAGATGCCAAGCCGGTGGTGGCGATCTATTCCACCTTCCTGCAGCGCGCTTACGATCAGGCCATTCATGACGTCGCATTGCAGAATCTCGATGTCACCTTCGCGATCGATCGTGCCGGCGTGGTGGGCCCCGATGGCGCCACGCATGCGGGCAGTTTCGATCTGTCGTTTCTGCGCTGCCTGCCGAACATGGTGATCATGGCGCCGGCCGACGAAAACGAATGCCGCATGATGCTGAGCACCGGCTTTCACTATGCTGGCCCTGCGGCGATCCGCTACCCGCGCGGCACCGGCACCGGCGCGGCCATTCACAAGGCGCTCGACACCTTGCCGATCGGCAAGGCCGAGATGCGTCGTCGCGGCCACGGCCTGGCCATTCTCTCGTTCGGCGCCATGCTCGCGCCAGCGACGGAAATTGCCGCCGAGATGGACGCTACGCTGGTGAACATGCGTTTCGTCAAACCGCTGGACGAAACGATGATCGTCAACCTTGCCAAGACGCACGACGCCTTCGTCACGCTCGAAGACAACGCCATCGCCGGTGGCGCCGGCAGTGGCGTGGCCGAATGCCTGGCCGCACATGGCATCGTCAAGCCGATCCTGCACCTGGGCTTGCCCGACAGCTATCTGGAACACGGCAGCCGCGAAGAAGTGCTGACCATGGCTGGGCTGGACCTGCCAAGCATTCGCACGGCAATCCGGGCGCGCTTCCCGCAGTTGGCCGATCGCTCGTCCGCAGCCCTGGGCTGA
- a CDS encoding penicillin acylase family protein — translation MHPDTRRFRSPYSLALACLIAFAPTCKTQAQTADAARWQAQAQAVTITRDDWGIAHVHGKTDADAVFGMVYAQAEDDFNRVETNYLNALGRLAEAEGESALWRDLRMKLFIDPTVLKQRYAASPRWLKDLMNAWADGLNYYLATHPQTHPRVITHFEPWMALSFSEGSIGGDIERVSLDKLQAFYGHDGEPVAAVDTPSSWQEPSGSNGIAIAPKLSADGHALLLINPHTSFFFRSELQMSSDAGLDAYGAVTWGQFFVYQGFNHHIGWMHTSTGADVVDEFAETIVRKDGKPFYRYGHELRSITTHTIDVPFRKPDGSMGNRRFTVYASHHGPIVRAADGKWIAIALMNKPMEALEQSWLRTKASDYASYMKVAELKANSSNNTIFADDKGEIAYLHPQFIPRRDDRFDYTKPVDGSDPATDWKGLHALNEAPHLLNPANGWIANTNNWPYSAAAQYSPKREDYPRYMDSAGENPRGLHATRVLSERSDFTMTSLISAAFDSYLPAFARQIPVLLADYDALPANDPLRKKLTGQIALLRHWDYRWGIASMPTTLAVFWGDMLWDKVDTFDTHEGLSIYDVMATKAGSQARLQALSEASDRLEKDFGSWGVPWGEVNRFQRIDGAIVQPFNDAKPSIPVPFTSSRWGSLASFGAHRWPGTKRYYGTSGNSFVAVVEFGPKVQARAVTAGGESGHPGSPHFNDEAERYTTGNLRTVYFWPEQLKEHTERVYHPGA, via the coding sequence ATGCATCCCGACACCCGCCGATTCCGTTCGCCTTATTCCCTCGCGCTCGCCTGTCTCATAGCGTTTGCGCCAACCTGCAAGACACAGGCTCAGACAGCCGACGCAGCGCGCTGGCAAGCACAGGCACAGGCCGTCACGATCACTCGCGACGATTGGGGCATCGCCCATGTGCACGGCAAGACCGATGCGGATGCGGTGTTCGGCATGGTCTACGCGCAAGCGGAAGACGACTTCAACCGCGTCGAGACCAACTACCTCAATGCGCTTGGCCGGCTCGCCGAGGCCGAAGGCGAATCGGCACTCTGGCGCGATCTGCGCATGAAGCTGTTCATCGACCCGACGGTGCTCAAGCAACGCTACGCCGCCAGCCCGCGCTGGCTGAAAGACCTGATGAACGCCTGGGCGGATGGCCTCAACTATTACCTCGCCACGCACCCGCAGACGCATCCGCGCGTCATCACGCATTTCGAACCATGGATGGCCTTGAGTTTCAGCGAAGGCAGTATCGGCGGCGATATCGAGCGGGTATCGCTCGACAAGCTGCAGGCCTTTTATGGTCACGACGGCGAACCGGTCGCCGCTGTCGATACGCCGTCGAGCTGGCAGGAACCCTCGGGCTCCAATGGCATTGCGATCGCGCCCAAGCTGAGCGCGGACGGACATGCCTTGCTATTGATCAACCCACATACGTCGTTCTTTTTCCGATCCGAATTGCAGATGAGCAGCGATGCAGGACTGGATGCGTACGGCGCGGTGACCTGGGGTCAGTTTTTCGTCTACCAGGGTTTCAACCATCACATCGGGTGGATGCATACCTCTACCGGCGCGGACGTCGTCGACGAATTCGCCGAGACGATCGTGCGCAAGGATGGCAAACCGTTCTATCGCTACGGCCACGAGCTGCGATCGATAACCACGCACACGATCGACGTGCCCTTCCGCAAGCCTGATGGCTCCATGGGCAACCGCCGCTTTACCGTCTATGCCAGCCACCACGGTCCGATCGTGCGCGCAGCCGATGGTAAGTGGATCGCCATCGCGCTCATGAACAAACCGATGGAGGCGCTCGAACAGAGCTGGTTGCGCACCAAGGCCAGCGACTATGCGAGCTACATGAAAGTCGCCGAGCTCAAGGCCAACTCCTCCAACAACACCATCTTTGCCGATGACAAGGGCGAGATCGCGTATCTGCATCCCCAGTTCATTCCACGGCGCGACGATCGATTCGATTACACCAAGCCCGTCGACGGCAGCGATCCGGCGACGGATTGGAAGGGCCTGCACGCATTGAACGAAGCGCCGCATCTGCTCAACCCGGCCAACGGATGGATAGCCAATACCAACAACTGGCCCTACTCGGCCGCCGCGCAATACAGCCCCAAGCGCGAGGACTATCCGCGCTACATGGACAGCGCGGGCGAAAATCCACGCGGTCTCCACGCCACTCGCGTGCTGAGTGAGCGGTCCGACTTCACCATGACATCGCTGATCAGTGCGGCGTTCGATTCCTATCTGCCCGCGTTCGCGCGCCAGATACCCGTGCTGCTCGCCGACTACGACGCGTTGCCGGCAAATGACCCGCTGAGGAAAAAGCTCACCGGCCAGATCGCCCTGCTACGTCATTGGGACTATCGCTGGGGCATCGCCTCGATGCCGACCACGCTGGCGGTGTTCTGGGGCGACATGCTCTGGGACAAGGTCGATACCTTCGATACCCACGAAGGCCTGTCGATCTACGACGTCATGGCCACCAAGGCGGGTAGCCAGGCGCGCCTGCAAGCGCTTAGCGAAGCGTCGGATCGTCTTGAAAAAGACTTCGGTAGCTGGGGCGTGCCGTGGGGCGAGGTCAACCGCTTCCAGCGTATCGACGGCGCCATCGTGCAACCGTTCAACGACGCCAAGCCCAGCATCCCCGTGCCGTTCACCTCATCGCGCTGGGGCTCGCTCGCCTCGTTCGGCGCGCATCGCTGGCCCGGCACGAAACGCTATTACGGCACCAGCGGCAACAGCTTTGTCGCCGTGGTCGAATTCGGCCCGAAAGTGCAGGCACGGGCAGTGACGGCGGGCGGTGAAAGCGGCCACCCGGGATCGCCGCATTTCAATGACGAAGCCGAGCGCTACACGACGGGCAATCTGCGCACCGTCTACTTCTGGCCGGAACAACTGAAGGAACATACCGAGCGTGTATATCACCCGGGCGCCTGA
- the prmC gene encoding peptide chain release factor N(5)-glutamine methyltransferase, translating to MTDVRQALTEGSQRIERGEAELLLLYALDKPRSWLIAHDTDPLDATALRTYRAMLERRAVGEPVAYIVGRRGFWSFDLEVSQATLIPRPETELLVELALQRLPVDAPVSVVDLGTGSGAIALALAHERKRAHVVATDRSVDALAVAKRNAQRLDVRLECVPGDWLEPLEGRRFDMIVSNPPYIEAGDAHLGQGDLRFEPPRALSSGADGLDAIRQIVRDAPAHLERGGWLLMEHGWNQGDAVRQVLQAAGFADVTTFRDLEDRDRVSGGRYD from the coding sequence ATGACCGATGTAAGGCAGGCGTTGACCGAAGGCTCGCAGCGTATCGAACGCGGCGAGGCCGAGCTGTTGCTGCTGTACGCGCTGGACAAGCCGCGCAGCTGGTTGATCGCGCACGATACCGATCCGCTCGACGCAACGGCGCTGCGCACTTACCGCGCCATGCTGGAGCGTCGTGCGGTCGGTGAGCCGGTCGCCTATATCGTGGGCCGGCGCGGTTTCTGGTCGTTCGACCTGGAAGTTTCTCAGGCCACACTTATCCCGCGGCCGGAAACCGAGTTGCTGGTCGAGCTTGCGCTGCAACGGCTACCGGTCGATGCGCCTGTATCGGTGGTCGATCTTGGTACCGGTAGCGGTGCGATCGCGCTGGCGCTGGCCCATGAGCGCAAGCGTGCGCACGTCGTGGCGACCGATCGCAGTGTCGATGCCCTGGCCGTCGCCAAACGCAATGCGCAACGACTCGACGTACGTCTCGAATGCGTGCCGGGTGACTGGCTCGAACCGCTGGAAGGCCGGCGCTTCGACATGATCGTATCCAATCCGCCTTATATCGAAGCCGGTGATGCGCATCTCGGTCAGGGCGATCTGCGCTTCGAGCCGCCGCGAGCGCTATCGTCTGGCGCAGATGGCCTCGATGCCATACGCCAGATCGTCCGGGATGCACCGGCGCATCTGGAGCGAGGCGGCTGGCTGCTGATGGAGCATGGCTGGAATCAGGGTGATGCCGTAAGACAGGTATTGCAGGCGGCAGGCTTTGCGGACGTAACGACGTTCCGCGACCTGGAAGATCGCGACCGGGTCAGCGGTGGCCGGTACGACTGA
- a CDS encoding alginate lyase family protein, whose amino-acid sequence MKINTLAKVMLSLVSLVVCAQTCLAAATQARESGEFKHPGVFLDAAQIEAVRKNISAGSSVTMQALQAMQKSPLASLDYQPKPWAVVECGSFSKPDLGCTDESNDAQAAYTHALLWAFLRDEQHARKAVEIMDAWSTTLTGGHTNANAPLQASWNAQLWPRTAEIIRYTSDAWAPEAIARFETMLRTQYLPNIVAMGRCHVFNWQASAIEARANIAIFTGDRAGFDEAIGLWPERARSSLYLSTDGAVPQSHSWCPRQGEALIKDWFGQRTFADGHAQETCRDLEHTAYGLAALINVAETARIQGVDLYGPEKARLMAAMEYHARLKNRSGVPDWLCGGTLKGDLTGTMEVGYNHYVGREGNELPETSAWLNARRPMKGYFHYLWETMTHAQTAPSR is encoded by the coding sequence ATGAAAATAAATACTCTGGCGAAAGTGATGCTTTCGCTGGTCAGCCTGGTTGTCTGCGCGCAGACCTGCCTGGCGGCCGCTACGCAGGCAAGGGAATCGGGTGAGTTCAAACATCCAGGGGTTTTTCTGGATGCCGCACAGATCGAGGCGGTACGGAAAAATATCTCTGCCGGCTCGAGCGTGACCATGCAGGCGCTCCAGGCCATGCAGAAGTCGCCGCTGGCGAGCCTCGATTACCAGCCCAAGCCCTGGGCAGTGGTCGAATGCGGCAGCTTTTCCAAGCCCGATCTGGGCTGTACGGACGAGAGCAACGACGCCCAGGCGGCCTATACGCATGCGCTTCTTTGGGCTTTCCTTCGCGACGAGCAGCATGCACGCAAGGCCGTGGAAATCATGGACGCCTGGTCGACGACGCTCACGGGAGGACATACCAACGCCAACGCTCCTTTACAGGCGTCGTGGAACGCGCAGTTGTGGCCGCGCACCGCCGAAATCATTCGTTACACCTCGGACGCGTGGGCTCCCGAGGCCATCGCTCGTTTCGAAACGATGTTGCGCACCCAATATCTTCCCAACATCGTGGCGATGGGGCGATGCCACGTATTCAACTGGCAGGCCAGCGCGATCGAGGCACGCGCCAATATCGCCATCTTCACGGGTGACCGCGCCGGTTTTGACGAGGCCATCGGCTTGTGGCCCGAACGCGCGCGCAGCAGCCTGTATTTGAGTACGGATGGCGCGGTTCCTCAATCGCACTCCTGGTGCCCCAGGCAGGGCGAGGCGCTGATCAAGGACTGGTTTGGCCAGCGAACCTTCGCGGACGGGCATGCCCAGGAGACATGCCGGGATCTGGAGCACACGGCCTATGGCCTGGCGGCATTGATCAACGTTGCCGAAACCGCGCGTATCCAGGGTGTCGACCTGTATGGTCCGGAAAAAGCGCGGCTTATGGCCGCGATGGAATATCACGCCAGACTGAAGAACCGTTCCGGTGTGCCGGACTGGCTCTGCGGTGGGACATTGAAGGGCGATCTGACCGGAACCATGGAGGTCGGCTACAACCACTACGTAGGCCGGGAGGGCAACGAGCTACCCGAAACGTCTGCGTGGCTCAATGCGCGGCGCCCCATGAAGGGCTACTTCCATTATCTGTGGGAAACCATGACGCATGCGCAGACAGCGCCCTCGCGTTGA